A genomic region of Pseudomonas sp. RSB 5.4 contains the following coding sequences:
- the fdxA gene encoding ferredoxin FdxA, with the protein MTFVVTDNCIKCKYTDCVEVCPVDCFYEGPNFLVIHPDECIDCALCEPECPAVAIFSEDEVPEEMQEFIQLNVELAEIWPNITEKKESLPDAEEWDGVKGKIKDLER; encoded by the coding sequence ATGACCTTCGTCGTCACCGACAACTGCATCAAGTGCAAGTACACCGACTGCGTAGAAGTCTGTCCGGTGGACTGCTTTTACGAAGGCCCGAACTTCCTGGTGATTCACCCGGATGAGTGCATCGACTGCGCCCTGTGCGAACCGGAATGCCCGGCCGTCGCGATTTTCTCCGAGGACGAAGTTCCGGAAGAGATGCAGGAGTTCATTCAACTGAACGTTGAGTTGGCTGAAATCTGGCCAAACATCACCGAGAAGAAAGAATCGCTGCCGGATGCCGAAGAGTGGGATGGCGTCAAAGGCAAGATCAAAGACCTCGAACGCTGA